The following is a genomic window from Ethanoligenens harbinense YUAN-3.
GAGATCATCGGGGAACCAATCGACTTTCTCGGCATCAATTTTTATTCCCGTAACTATGTCCGTTATGACCCCGCGGCGCTGCTGTTGACGGGGGCCGCCCCGTCCGACAAGAAGCAGACCGACATGGGCTGGGATGTCTGCCCTGAAACGCTGGCGGATCTGCTCCGTCAGGTGCGCGGCTATACCGCGCTGCCCGTCTATATTACCGAGAACGGTTCCGCGTGGAAAGACACGCTGGAGGACGGCGCGGTGCACGATGTCGAACGTGTGGACTATCTGCTTCGCCACCTGCGAGCTGTGGAGCAGTGCAACGCGGAAGGCCTTGACATCGCGGGGTATTACTGCTGGTCGTTCATGGACAATTTTGAATGGGCGCACGGCTACAGCAAGCGCTTCGGCATCGTCTATCTCGATTATGCGACACAGGCGCGCATTCCCAAAGACAGTTTTTATGCCTACCGCGACTACATCCGGGCATATAAAGCGGCGCATGCGGGGCGGTAGGCGGCCCGAGGAAAGCTACAACAATTATCGGCGTGAACCTGCCGCTTGCAGAAGGAGCGTTGCTTATGGCAATCACCTATTATGAGGCAACCGACACGTTTAAACTGGACACACCCGCAAGTACCTATATGATCCGTGTGGTGGATGAAGAGCGTTTTATCGGACATGTCTATTACGGCAGAAAAGTCCCCGATGAAGACCTTTCCTACCGGCTGCGGATCAATGAGCCGCCGTTTACGCCTTCGGTCAACAACCGGGATCGGGTCTCGTTTCTGGATACGTTCCCCATGGAATATCCTACGCACGGTCTGGGGGATTTTCGTGAAGACTGCCTTGCTGTGCAGACCAACGGCGGGCACACGGCCTGCGCGCTGCAATACAAATCCCACCGGATCTTTGCCGGCAAGCCCAAGCTGCCGGGACTGCCGGCGACGTTCGGCGGTGAGCGGGACTGCACCACGCTGGAAATTCTGGCGGTCGCCCCCGTTCTGGATATGGAGGTCATCCTGCGCTATACGGTGTTTGAAAAGTTGGATGTCATCGCGCGCAGCGTGGATGTGAAAAATGCGGGCAAAGAGCCGGTGCGGCTGACGAAAGTTCTGTCCGCCTGTCTGGATATGGACAACCGCGCGTTTGACATGATCAGCCTGTACGGTTCTTGGGCAAGGGAGCGGCATATCCAGCGCCATCCACTGGGTTATGGCAAGCAGAGCGTCTCCTCTGTGCGCGGCGAGTCCAGCCATCAGGAGCACCCGTTCATCGCGCTTGCCGAGCATGCCGCCACCCAGCAGAGCGGCGAGGTTTACGGTCTGCATTTTGTCTATTCCGGCAATTTTCTCGCGCAGGTGGAGCGCACGCAGTTTGACTCGGTGCGCGCGGTCATGGGCATCCATCCGCAGGATTTTTCATGGACACTGGAGCCCGGCGAGACCTTCACCGCGCCCGAGGTTGTCGAGGTCTATTCCGCACAGGGCATCGGCGGTATGACGCGCACCTTCCACGATCTCTACCGCAGCCACCTGATCCGCAGCGAATACCGGGACAGCAAACGGCCCATCCTTATCAACAACTGGGAAGCGACCTATTTTGATTTTGACACCGAAAAGCTGTTGGGCATCGCCCGGGAGGCGTCGCGGCTCGGCATCGAGATGCTGGTGATGGACGACGGCTGGTTTGGTAACCGCAACGACGACAATACCGCGCTCGGCGACTGGAAGGTCAACGAAAAGAAGCTGAAGGGCGGCTTGAAATATCTGGTGGATGAGGTCAACAAGCTGGGCATGCGCTTTGGCATCTGGTTCGAGCCGGAGATGATCTCGCCGGATTCCGACCTCTACCGTGCGCACCCCGACTGGGCCATCCAGATCACGGGCCGCACGCCCAGCCGCTGCCGCAACCAGTATGTGCTGGATTTTTCCCGCAAAGAGGTTCGGGATTATACCTATAGTCAAGTGAGCGCGGTGCTGCGCAGCGCCAATATCCAGTATGTGAAATGGGATATGAACCGACAGCTCACCGACCTTGGAAGCGTTGCCCTGCCCGCGGACAGACAGGGGGAGCTTTCGCATCGCTATGTGCTGGGTCTGTATGAGATGCAGGAACGTCTGGTTGCCGATTTTCCGCATCTGCTGCTTGAAAACTGTTCCGGAGGCGGCGCACGTTTTGATCCCGGCATGCTCTATTACAGCCCGCAAATCTGGTGCTCGGACGATACGGACGCCGTAGAGCGCCTGAAGATACAGGAAGGCACCGAGCTGATCTATCCGCTTTCCGCCATCGGCGCGCATGTCAGCGTCTGCCCGAACCACACGGTGGGGCGGGTCACGCCGTTTGAAACGCGCGGTTATGTGGCGCTGGCGGGCACCTTTGGTTATGAACTGGACATTACCAAATTGTCCGATGAGGATAAGAAGACGGTTCGGCAGCAGGTGGAGCTTTATCACCGCTACAACGATCTGGTGCGCCGGGGCGATTATTACCGGGTGCTGTCTTATACCGAAAACCATGAAAACGACTGTTGGATGGTCGTTGCCAAAGATCGGCGGGAGGCGCTGGTCACCTTTGTGCGTGTGCTCGGGCAGCCAAATGTTCACAGCACGCGTGTCCGCCTGCAGGGGCTGGACCCCGCTCTGCGCTATCGGGTGGAAGGAACGGAAGACGTGCTTTCGGGCGCGGCGTTGATGTACGCAGGCTACCATATCGGAAGCCTGTGGGGGGATTTTCAGGGACGTTTGTTGCATTTGAAAGTTGAGTAGGAGGGTTGCTTATGCCGAAGGAAGTTCGGATGGCGGACATCGCCAAACGCATCGGAGTGAGCACGGTAACGGTTTCTAAAGCTCTTGCCGATAAAGAGGGTGTCAGCGCAGAGGTCCGTGAAAAAATCAAGGCGCTTGCGCGTGAAATGGGCTATCCGTTTGGCCTTGCCGCCAAAAGGACGGCAAAGAAAATGGGCAATATCGGTATTTTGATCCCAATAGGTTTTATTGAAAAGGGCCGGTCGTTTTACTGGAAAATGTACGAATGTCTGGTTAGCAATCTGAATGAAATCGGGTATTTCGGGGTTTTGGAACTGATTCAGTCCGACGATGAGGATCAACCCGTGGAGCCCCGCATTTTGCAGGATGAAAAAATTGACGGGCTGATCCTGATTGGGCAGAAAGGCGCGAAATACCGCGATATGCTGCAAAAAAATGCTCGAAACATTCCGGTCGTTTTTTTGGATTCGTACGATATCACGGACGGGAACGACTGCATCATTTCAGATGGATATCACGGCATGGCGGCCGTCACGAGCCATTTGATTCAATTGGGACACAAGAAAATCGATTTTGTGGGTTCTCTAAATTCCACCAGCAGTATCAATGACCGGTATTTCGGTTATTGCCAGGCTATGCAGGAAAACGGACTGGAGTTCCGCCCGGATATGGTGCTGCCAGACCGCATAGCGGACGGCACGCTGCGGATTGTGCTACCGGACATATTGCCGACGGCATTCGTCTGCAACTGCGATGTGGTGGCCTGTGAGCTCATCAATTTGCTGAAGAACGCGGGATACAGTATTCCGGAAGATGTCTCGGTGGCGGGGTTTGACGATTATGTCGTTCTTGGCTTGGGGGCTGCTACTAGGGTCACGACCTATAAGGTAGACACGGGCGCGATGGCGCAGGCCTGCATCAACCGGCTATTGAAAAAAATAAACAATCGGCACTATGCGTTTAATTTGAAAGTCATCACGGGGCATCTGATCATAAGGGGGACAACAGGAGCGCCCCCGAATAAACCGTCCATAGAGTAACCAAACGTCCAAATGGAAGGACTCGGAGAGGATCCCCCTCCGGTTTTCCGATTTGGGCGTTTTTATTGGTGTTGCTTGCGATAGGATAAAGGCGTGCAGCCGATTTTTTCTTTAAATGCCCGAGTAAAATACGTGGGATTGGAGAGGCCAACCATAATGCCGATTTCAATGATTTTCTTGTTTGTCTCCAATAGCAGCCTGCACGCTTCCTGAATACGACGATTTAGAAGATATTCAATGGGAGGCATGCCATATTGCTTTTTGAATTCTTTGACCAGTTTAAATTTATTGACATACAATTCCTCCGCGAAGCCGTCAAGATGCAGCGATTCCATATATCGGGTATCCAGAATCCTCTTGAGAGTGTGAATAGGGGCAGATCCGGACGGGCAGCCTGTTTGGCGAGAGGCGATGCGGCTGCGGAATTCCGTCAGCGCGGCGGAAAGCGCGTCCGAGGGAGTGCCGGGCAAAAA
Proteins encoded in this region:
- a CDS encoding LacI family DNA-binding transcriptional regulator; this translates as MPKEVRMADIAKRIGVSTVTVSKALADKEGVSAEVREKIKALAREMGYPFGLAAKRTAKKMGNIGILIPIGFIEKGRSFYWKMYECLVSNLNEIGYFGVLELIQSDDEDQPVEPRILQDEKIDGLILIGQKGAKYRDMLQKNARNIPVVFLDSYDITDGNDCIISDGYHGMAAVTSHLIQLGHKKIDFVGSLNSTSSINDRYFGYCQAMQENGLEFRPDMVLPDRIADGTLRIVLPDILPTAFVCNCDVVACELINLLKNAGYSIPEDVSVAGFDDYVVLGLGAATRVTTYKVDTGAMAQACINRLLKKINNRHYAFNLKVITGHLIIRGTTGAPPNKPSIE
- a CDS encoding helix-turn-helix transcriptional regulator; the protein is MSLLEKQSTPFLPGTPSDALSAALTEFRSRIASRQTGCPSGSAPIHTLKRILDTRYMESLHLDGFAEELYVNKFKLVKEFKKQYGMPPIEYLLNRRIQEACRLLLETNKKIIEIGIMVGLSNPTYFTRAFKEKIGCTPLSYRKQHQ
- a CDS encoding alpha-galactosidase, with protein sequence MAITYYEATDTFKLDTPASTYMIRVVDEERFIGHVYYGRKVPDEDLSYRLRINEPPFTPSVNNRDRVSFLDTFPMEYPTHGLGDFREDCLAVQTNGGHTACALQYKSHRIFAGKPKLPGLPATFGGERDCTTLEILAVAPVLDMEVILRYTVFEKLDVIARSVDVKNAGKEPVRLTKVLSACLDMDNRAFDMISLYGSWARERHIQRHPLGYGKQSVSSVRGESSHQEHPFIALAEHAATQQSGEVYGLHFVYSGNFLAQVERTQFDSVRAVMGIHPQDFSWTLEPGETFTAPEVVEVYSAQGIGGMTRTFHDLYRSHLIRSEYRDSKRPILINNWEATYFDFDTEKLLGIAREASRLGIEMLVMDDGWFGNRNDDNTALGDWKVNEKKLKGGLKYLVDEVNKLGMRFGIWFEPEMISPDSDLYRAHPDWAIQITGRTPSRCRNQYVLDFSRKEVRDYTYSQVSAVLRSANIQYVKWDMNRQLTDLGSVALPADRQGELSHRYVLGLYEMQERLVADFPHLLLENCSGGGARFDPGMLYYSPQIWCSDDTDAVERLKIQEGTELIYPLSAIGAHVSVCPNHTVGRVTPFETRGYVALAGTFGYELDITKLSDEDKKTVRQQVELYHRYNDLVRRGDYYRVLSYTENHENDCWMVVAKDRREALVTFVRVLGQPNVHSTRVRLQGLDPALRYRVEGTEDVLSGAALMYAGYHIGSLWGDFQGRLLHLKVE